Part of the Tolypothrix sp. PCC 7910 genome, ATTAACACAACTGTTTACCGAGCTAGGTCGCAAAAAAACCAGCAGCGTGTAGTTCTGAAAGTTCTCAAGGCTGAATATCCCTCTTTTGAGCAAATTACTCGCTTCAAGCACGAATATAAAACTACAGAAAATCTTAACTGCGAGGGTATTGTTAAAGTTTACAGCTTAGAGAGCTATCAAAATCGCCTGGTGTTAGTAGCAGAAGACTTTGGTGGTATCAGTCTCAAACAGTTTCTCTCTTTGCAACAGATTGGTGAAGCTTCTTTTTTGAAAATTGCTGTGCAATTAGCTAAAGCATTGTTGTCGCTACATCAGAATCGCATTATTCATAAAGATATTAAACCTGCGAATATTATTGTTAATCCCCAGACTGGAATTGTTAAAATTACAGACTTTAGTATTGCATCACATTTAGATAAAGAAACACCACAACTAACAAATTCTCATCAATTGGAAGGGACAGTTGCTTATATGTCTCCTGAACAAACCGGGAGAATGAATCGTGCTGTCGATTATCGCAGTGATTTTTATTCTTTGGGGATTACATTCTATGAGATGCTAACTGATCAATTGCCTTTTGTAACTGACGATTTACTAGAGATGTTTCATTCTCATATTGCCAAGACAGTTACACCAATTACCCAGTTAAAACCAGAAGTTTCAAGAACAATAGCTGCGATTGTAATGAAATTGATCGCGAAAAATGCTGAAGACAGATATCAAAGTGCATTGGGACTATTAGCTGATTTAGAATTTTGTCTTGAGCAATTGGAAGCCACAGGTAATATTCCTGATTTTACTCCTGGACAACGCGATCGCACTTCTCAATTACTCATCCCCCAACAATTATATGGCAGAGAATCAGAAGTGATCGCCTTGCTACAAGCATTTGAGCGCGTTAGCCAAGGTAAAAGCGAAATCATGTTGGTTTCTGGCTACTCTGGGATTGGTAAATCATCGCTGGTAAATGAGGTACAGAAACCTATCGTTAGACAGAGGGGTTATTTTATTGATGGGAAATTTGATCAATTTAAACGTAATATCCCCTACGCTTCTGTGATCCAGGCTTTTCAATCTTTAATCCAGCAATTATTAACTGAAAGTAGCGACAGGTTAACAGCCTGGAAAGAACAACTGCTGCAAGCACTGGGTAGCAATGGTCAAGTAATTATTGATGTAATACCAGAGGTGGAATTAATTATTGGTAAACAGCCTGAAGTTCCACAGTTAGGTGCATCTGAAATTTTAAATCGCTTTCATCGCTTATTTCAGTCTTTTATTCAAGTTTTTGCTCAACAATCTCATCCTTTAGTATTATTTCTGGATGATTTACAATGGGCTGATTCTGCTTCTTTAAAATTAATTCAAGTTTTAATGACCAATCCAGATAGTCATTATCTGCTGTTAATTGGTGCATACCGAGATAATGAAGTCGGCCCCAGCCATCCATTAATCAAAACTTTAGAGGAAATTGCCCAAGCTGATACAGCTATTAATAGTATTGTGTTACGACCATTAGAATTACATTATGTCTATCAACTGCTGATAGATACTTTAGGAGAATCTGATAAAATCCTAGAATTAGCGAAAATTTTATTTAATAAAACCCAAGGTAATCCTTTCTTTTTAACCCAATTAATCAAAGCAATCTATCAAGAAAGTATCCTACAGTTTGATTTTTATCAAGGAATTTGGTGTTGGGATATACAGCAAATTCAAATGAAGAATTTGGTAGATAAAGATGTTGTCGAGTTATTTGCCAGAAACATTCAAAAGCTCCCAGAAGCTACACAAATAGCCCTACAATTAGCAGCCTGTATTGGCAACCGTTTCAGTTTAGATGTATTAGCAACTGTTAGTAGCAAGAATCTGCAAAGACTAGCAGAAGCCTTGCAACCTGCTTTGCAATTAGGTCTAATTTTACCCTTGAATAATGAATACCGGATACCTTTACTATTCGCTACTGAAGAGTTAGCAGTTTTAGACTTTGATGACTCTCATATTAGCTATAAATTTTTGCACGATCGCGTCCAACAAGCTGCCTATTCCTTAATTCCCAATCATCAAAGAAAAGTTACCCATCTGAAAATTGGGCAGCAGTTGTTGCAAAATACACCTGCTGAAAAATTAGAGGAAAATATTTTTGATATTATTAATCAACTGAATGTGGGTGCTAGCTTAATCAGCAAGCCATCCCAAAAGCAACATTTAGCAGAATTAAATTTGCTGGCTGGGAAAAAAGCCAAAGCTGCTACAGCTTATTTAGTGGCGATCGCCTATTTAAATACTGGTATAAAACTTTTAGCCGCAGATAGCTGGTTTAGTGAATATGACTTGACTTTACCCTTGATGGTGGAAGCTGCAGAAGCAGCATATCTCGGTGGCGATTATCAGTTGATGGAGAATTTAACTAGTCAGGTATTGCAAAATGCCCGCACCTTACTTGATAAAGTGAAAATTTATGAGGTGAAGATTCAAGCTTATGTCGCCCAAAGTAAACAACCGGAAGCTATCAAAACAGCTTTAACTGTCTTAGAACTTTTGGGTGTAAGGTTTCCTGATGCGCCTAGCGAAGCAGATATCAGCGAAAGTTTGCAAGCCACGCAACTGATATTAACAGGAAGAAGTTTTGAGGATTTAATCGATCTACCAGCAATGACAGATCCGCAAATCTTAGCAGTGATGCGGATTATCGCCACAGTAACGGCGGCTGTCTATCAAGCAGTACCGATGCTGCTACCCTTAATTGTCTTTAAGCAGGTAAGACTATCAGTACAATATGGCAACGCGCCAGTTTCCACTCTCGCCTACGCTTGGTATGGCGTAATTCTCTGCGGAGTCATCGGGGATATTGAAGCAGGCGATCGCGCTGGGAAACTTGCATTGGGTTTGCTATCAAATCTCCAGGGTAAAGCACTGCAAACTAGTACTTTTAATATGATTTACCCATTTGTGAAGCCGTGGAAGCATCATATTCACGAATCGTTACTACCTTTACTTGATGCACATCATAATGGTTTAGAAACAGGGGATTTAGAATACTCCGCTTACTGTGCCTACAATTATTGCAGCCTTTCTTACTTCCTAGCTAAGGAACTGAAAACCTTAGAACCAGAGATGGCAATCTACAGTCAAGTTTTAGATAAAATCAAGCAGGAAGTAGCTCATAATTATCTCAAAGTATTTCGACAATCTGTATTACATCTCATCAGTGATGTCTCATTTACTGGGAAGTTGGCAGGTGTAGCATATGACGAAGAAATTATGCTACCGCTACATTTGCAAGCTAACGATCGCTATGCCATTGGTACTTTATACGTCAACAAATTAATTCTTTGCTACCTATTCGGCGAATATCAGCAAGCTGCAGAAGTAGCTGACTTGGCGAAAGAATATTTAGATGGGGTAACTGGTTCATTTATGGTGCCAGTTTTCCACTTTTATGATTCTCTCACCCAGCTTGCCATGTTAGCCTACACCTCAAGTTCAGAAAAAGAACCCTTATGGTTGCGGGTGGTTGCTAACCAAGAAAAGCTAAAAACATGGGCAAATCATGCACCCATGAACCACAAACACAAGTATTGCTTAGTCAAAGCTGAGTACCATCGCGCATTGGGTGAATATTTAGAAGCGATGGAATATTATGATCGCGCCATTGCTGGTGCTGCTGAACATGGTTACATTCACGAAGAAGCACTAGCAAATGAACTCGCCGCCGAAATGTACCTGTCAATGGGTAAGAAAAAAATTGCCCAAGTTTACATCACAGAAGCTTACTATGGTTACCATCGTTGGGGTAGTACAGCCAAAGTCAAACACCTGGAAAAACGATACATCGATTTAATTCTTCGCAGCAATAATGCGATGTCTACGACGGGCTACGCTTCTACTGGTAGCATTTCTAGAACATTCAAATTAGATGCATCTCTCAGTTCGCACTCAACAACTAGTAGCGGTATCAACCTGGATATCGCCACAGTAGTCAAAGCGAGTGAGGCGATTAATAATGAAATCTCCTTAGAAAGTTTACCGCGCACGCTACTACATATCATTTTAGAAAATGCTGGTGCCCAAAAAGGTTGCTTAATTTTAGTCAAAGATGAGCAACTAATTATTGAAGCTATTGATAGTAGTATGGTTGATTCGCAAATTGTTTTGCTATCAACCCCTGTAGAAGAAAGCGAATTAGTACCCAAAAAGCTGATCAATTATGTAGCCAGAACTCAGCAACCTTTAGTAATTAGAGATGCCAAACTCGATCCAGTTTCTAATAAAGATACCTACATTCAAAATCATGAATGTAAATCAATATTATGTGTGCCTATTTTTTATCAAGCCAAGTTCATCGGCATATTTTACCTAGAGAATAATTTAATTACTGGCGCATTTACACCCGAACGGCTAGAACTATTGAAAATACTCTCTTCTCAAGCTGCGATCGCGCTGAAAAATGCTCGTCTATATGCCAAAGAACAAGAAAAATCTCAAGATTTAGCCGCAGCATTATTACAACTACAACAAACTCAAACTCAACTCGTACATACAGAAAAAATTTCCTCTTTAGGACAGTTAGTAGCCGGAGTTGCTCATGAGGTGAATAATCCGGTTAGCTTTATTTTTACTAACCTAACTCATGCC contains:
- a CDS encoding AAA family ATPase, giving the protein MLTSIIPGYDILEIISEGINTTVYRARSQKNQQRVVLKVLKAEYPSFEQITRFKHEYKTTENLNCEGIVKVYSLESYQNRLVLVAEDFGGISLKQFLSLQQIGEASFLKIAVQLAKALLSLHQNRIIHKDIKPANIIVNPQTGIVKITDFSIASHLDKETPQLTNSHQLEGTVAYMSPEQTGRMNRAVDYRSDFYSLGITFYEMLTDQLPFVTDDLLEMFHSHIAKTVTPITQLKPEVSRTIAAIVMKLIAKNAEDRYQSALGLLADLEFCLEQLEATGNIPDFTPGQRDRTSQLLIPQQLYGRESEVIALLQAFERVSQGKSEIMLVSGYSGIGKSSLVNEVQKPIVRQRGYFIDGKFDQFKRNIPYASVIQAFQSLIQQLLTESSDRLTAWKEQLLQALGSNGQVIIDVIPEVELIIGKQPEVPQLGASEILNRFHRLFQSFIQVFAQQSHPLVLFLDDLQWADSASLKLIQVLMTNPDSHYLLLIGAYRDNEVGPSHPLIKTLEEIAQADTAINSIVLRPLELHYVYQLLIDTLGESDKILELAKILFNKTQGNPFFLTQLIKAIYQESILQFDFYQGIWCWDIQQIQMKNLVDKDVVELFARNIQKLPEATQIALQLAACIGNRFSLDVLATVSSKNLQRLAEALQPALQLGLILPLNNEYRIPLLFATEELAVLDFDDSHISYKFLHDRVQQAAYSLIPNHQRKVTHLKIGQQLLQNTPAEKLEENIFDIINQLNVGASLISKPSQKQHLAELNLLAGKKAKAATAYLVAIAYLNTGIKLLAADSWFSEYDLTLPLMVEAAEAAYLGGDYQLMENLTSQVLQNARTLLDKVKIYEVKIQAYVAQSKQPEAIKTALTVLELLGVRFPDAPSEADISESLQATQLILTGRSFEDLIDLPAMTDPQILAVMRIIATVTAAVYQAVPMLLPLIVFKQVRLSVQYGNAPVSTLAYAWYGVILCGVIGDIEAGDRAGKLALGLLSNLQGKALQTSTFNMIYPFVKPWKHHIHESLLPLLDAHHNGLETGDLEYSAYCAYNYCSLSYFLAKELKTLEPEMAIYSQVLDKIKQEVAHNYLKVFRQSVLHLISDVSFTGKLAGVAYDEEIMLPLHLQANDRYAIGTLYVNKLILCYLFGEYQQAAEVADLAKEYLDGVTGSFMVPVFHFYDSLTQLAMLAYTSSSEKEPLWLRVVANQEKLKTWANHAPMNHKHKYCLVKAEYHRALGEYLEAMEYYDRAIAGAAEHGYIHEEALANELAAEMYLSMGKKKIAQVYITEAYYGYHRWGSTAKVKHLEKRYIDLILRSNNAMSTTGYASTGSISRTFKLDASLSSHSTTSSGINLDIATVVKASEAINNEISLESLPRTLLHIILENAGAQKGCLILVKDEQLIIEAIDSSMVDSQIVLLSTPVEESELVPKKLINYVARTQQPLVIRDAKLDPVSNKDTYIQNHECKSILCVPIFYQAKFIGIFYLENNLITGAFTPERLELLKILSSQAAIALKNARLYAKEQEKSQDLAAALLQLQQTQTQLVHTEKISSLGQLVAGVAHEVNNPVSFIFTNLTHAKRYIEDLINLLHLYQQYLPNPPAEIRDEIEAIDLDFLLEDLPNMISSMKEGTHRIRDIMQSLRNFSRKDGLDKKAVNIHEGIETTLMILSHRLKAYPHRPAIQVVKNYSDLPLIACYPGQLNQVFMNLLANAIDALEESNEGKNYAFIEQHPNVITISTTVSDQQVKISIADNGMGITESVKEKIFQAFFSTKPEGKGTGLGLSISHQIVTKVHSGTFECVSSPGKGAEFIIQIPIDRN